The following is a genomic window from Nicotiana tabacum cultivar K326 chromosome 3, ASM71507v2, whole genome shotgun sequence.
TATAATTAATAAAACGTCGTGTTTCCTAAAGGATCCAGCTGAGAAGCCTTTCTTTTCTCACTTCTCAATTGATCGAGCTTCATTCAGAAAAACCATGGAGAGAAATGCTTCTTCAATGGCTGATCTTTTCTTCACTGCAGCACTAATGGCTGCACTCTTTTCATCCTCACATGCTGAACTCATCAAAGGTGCATTTGAAAACAACTTTAGTAAAAGTTGTCCTGGTACACATTTCAAGACTTCTCAAGATGGACAGATCTGGTATCTCACCTTAGACCAAATATCAGGTGATTAAAAAAAACCCAAGAATTCTAATGCATATCATTTCTtacattcttttttcttttcttaacatATGAATATTCATGTTCTTGGTATACAGATTGTGGGTTTATTACTAAGCAGAGTTATAGATTTGGTTGGTTTAGCACAAAGTTGAAATTAGTAGGAGGTGACTCTGCTGGTGTTGTGACAGCCTTTTATGTAAGTTCAGAAAATTTGTGCATGAAATGACAAATCAATAGTACTATATACAAATGGGTGTAATGGGGATTTTAATTTATATTGGGTGCAGATGTGTTCGGAAGTGGAGGCAGGGCCATTGAGAGATGAGATAGATTTTGAGTTCTTGGGAAACAGAACAGGACAACCTTATCTTATTCAAACCAATGTGTACAATAATGGCAGTGGTGGACGTGAGATGAGGCATCTTCTTTGGTTTGATCCCACTCAAGACTTCCATACCTATTCCATTCTTTGGAACTCTCACCAAATTGTGTAAGTCCTTTTCTCACTTCTAGgtagtttttgtttttttctctctatttaACCTTATATTGTCTGTTTTTCACCAATCCCGCAAAGTTTTCCTCAAAAGTCCTCACACTATTAAGAAATCCCTATAGAGTATCTTAATTCTGATGACATCGCTCGGCGGTAAATTTTGTTTCACTAATCACATAAGGGTACCACAATTCTATGGTAACAATTTTTTTGGAAAATGCTTACTTTAGAACAAATTGATTGATGAGAGAACTATCATTTTAAATTACAATTAACGTCAAGAATCTCATGAAAATGGATTTGTACATAACTTGATGGATCTAGAAGATTCAAATAATTAAGCATAATTGGCTTGAGATTGATCAAAATTCTTTTAAATGCAGGTTTTTTGTTGATAAGGTTCCGATAAGGGTATACAAGAACGCGAATCACACGAACAATTTTTTTCCAGCTGAGAGGCCAATGTACGTGTTTTCTAGCATATGGAATGCAGATAATTGGGCTACTAGAGGAGGATTGGACAAGATAAACTGGACAAGTGCACCATTTATAGCAAGTTATAAGGATTTTATTTTAGATGCTTGTCAATGGAAAGATCCTTTCCCTGCTTGTGTTTCCACCACTACACAGCATTGGTGGGATCAATATAATGCTTGGCACCTATCAAGTAAACAGAAGATTGATTATGCTTGGGTGCAGAGAAACTTTGTAGTTTATGATTATTGCCAGGATAGTGTGAGAAACCGTTATAAGCCCCAAGAGTGTTGGTTAAGTGCATTGGACTAATATTAAAGATAGATAAGACTCTTTTGAGAGAGGAAAATTATAGTATTGTAATCTTGATTTTGAGTGTATATATTGGACTCTCTCCTACTAATTTGGGATTGAGCCATAATAGATCGATTGATCAATCGATATTGATATATTATATTTCATCTATTCAAAAAAGAATGACAATACTACTCTTGGGAAGCGAAAGGGTTTTTTGCTATATTCATAATTAATGTTTAAAGATAGTTTTAATATTCAAGGAAGTTAAAATATCGATTTTGAAGTAGCATCTCGTAAGTTTTTGAAAGAGTCTGTACAGGAGTATTGCCATGTTATATACAACAAATTAGATGCGTTGAGATTCCTACTTTGGATCATGCCATTTTCTAAAGAAGGATAACGTATTTTGCCAGAAGATCCAAGATGAACTtgtagggggggggggggggcagaatATGTAAATAACAGAAtttcaattttgaaattttaaaatgagATTGAGTTCTATTTGTTCGCGTAAGCGGTGTATTTGTAGCCTTATACTTGGAATTTTGGTCGAGAATGTATTCAATAACTTTTGCTTCTCCTTGTGCAAgagttgaaagttgaaagtttaaatTCTTGGTTCAATTCTAACAGGACTATTGTTCTGTGTGACGAAGATCTCAAGCGTAAAATTGATGAGTACTGTATTGCACATTTATAACTTGTGAGATGAAGTGATGAGTTTCAAGAGACTTGTCACATGGCATTAAGATAACCAAAAGTTCTGTATAAATTTAATGACAGGGACATCTCACCTACCTAGATAATGATTTCAGTACTACAAATGATCTTTCTGACTTGAAATAATCAATTCATCGAGCCCGTATTTGTACACTCTGTTGAGATAATAAAACATGCCACCTCAATGTGGATGTttgttttaaaagtaattttGCTGTTATTACATAGGCAGATGGTGAGGGAAAAAATTAAGGGGAGGTATCTTTTAGAAAATCAAACATCAATCTAAGGGTAGATTTGAGGAGCCCCCAAAGTGAGTTGCTATTATTTCCTAACTTGTTTCTTCTGAATATCATCATAATTTTGGGGAGGGGAGGACCATACAATTTACTCATTTGTCGCCATCTCATGTTCTCTCCGTACAAACAGG
Proteins encoded in this region:
- the LOC107819359 gene encoding putative xyloglucan endotransglucosylase/hydrolase protein 8, producing the protein MERNASSMADLFFTAALMAALFSSSHAELIKGAFENNFSKSCPGTHFKTSQDGQIWYLTLDQISDCGFITKQSYRFGWFSTKLKLVGGDSAGVVTAFYMCSEVEAGPLRDEIDFEFLGNRTGQPYLIQTNVYNNGSGGREMRHLLWFDPTQDFHTYSILWNSHQIVFFVDKVPIRVYKNANHTNNFFPAERPMYVFSSIWNADNWATRGGLDKINWTSAPFIASYKDFILDACQWKDPFPACVSTTTQHWWDQYNAWHLSSKQKIDYAWVQRNFVVYDYCQDSVRNRYKPQECWLSALD